The following proteins come from a genomic window of Salvia hispanica cultivar TCC Black 2014 chromosome 4, UniMelb_Shisp_WGS_1.0, whole genome shotgun sequence:
- the LOC125223529 gene encoding protein JINGUBANG-like produces the protein MSSDKNAMAGNMVHPDPNLSSSSGGNMDDYRNSSFNGYEPNRNSGEGSPMMMSPWNQPGPFGQAPSKNSSEQLQNSLIGSLVREEGHIYSLAAKDDVLYTGSDSKNIRVWKGMKDFSAFKSNSGLVKAIIIADDKIFTGHQDGKIRVWKISPKNPNVYKRSGTMPTFFDIFKASIKPANYVEVRRKRSAVWIKHTDAISCLSMDKEAGILYSASWDKTFKVWRPDHSKCVESVKAHDDAVNSVVATTGAMVYTGSADGTVKAWRREQKGKSYKHTPTRTLLTQESAVTALAVSDADRVVYSGSSDGVVNFWEAERHGGVLRGHKLAVLCLAAAGRLVMSGSADKAICVWRREGGTCAHTCLSVLTGHTGPVKCLAVERDRERGEKWVVYSGSLDKSVKVWSVSEVAAADQFHWESASIPSAKY, from the exons ATGTCCTCAGACAAGAACGCCATGGCCGGCAACATGGTCCACCCCGACCCCAACCTCTCCTCCTCTAGCGGCGGCAACATGGACGACTACCGCAACAGCAGCTTCAACGGGTACGAGCCCAACCGCAACAGCGGCGAGGGCTCCCCGATGATGATGTCCCCGTGGAACCAGCCTGGCCCCTTCGGCCAGGCGCCAAGCAAAAACTCGTCCGAGCAGCTCCAGAACAGCCTCATCGGCTCCCTGGTCCGCGAGGAAGGACACATATACTCCCTCGCGGCCAAGGACGACGTGCTCTACACGGGGTCCGACAGCAAGAACATCCGCGTGTGGAAGGGCATGAAGGACTTTTCGGCCTTCAAGTCCAACAGCGGCCTCGTGAAGGCCATTATCATCGCGGATGACAAGATATTCACGGGGCACCAGGACGGGAAGATCCGGGTTTGGAAGATCAGCCCGAAGAACCCGAATGTGTACAAGCGGTCGGGGACGATGCCGACCTTTTTTGACATATTTAAGGCGTCGATCAAGCCTGCGAACTACGTTGAG GTCCGGCGCAAGAGGAGCGCGGTGTGGATCAAGCACACGGACGCCATCTCGTGCCTGAGCATGGACAAGGAGGCCGGAATCCTCTACTCGGCCTCGTGGGACAAAACCTTCAAAGTGTGGCGGCCGGACCACTCCAAGTGCGTGGAGTCCGTGAAGGCCCACGACGACGCAGTCAACTCCGTGGTGGCCACCACCGGCGCCATGGTGTACACCGGGTCGGCCGACGGCACGGTGAAGGCGTGGCGGCGCGAGCAGAAGGGGAAATCGTACAAACACACCCCAACGAGAACCCTCCTGACGCAGGAGTCGGCGGTGACGGCGCTGGCGGTGAGCGACGCCGACAGGGTGGTGTACTCGGGGTCGTCGGACGGGGTGGTGAACTTCTGGGAGGCGGAGCGGCACGGCGGGGTGTTGAGGGGCCACAAGCTGGCGGTGCTGTGCCTGGCGGCGGCGGGGCGGCTGGTGATGAGCGGGTCGGCGGACAAGGCGATATGCGTGTGGAGGAGGGAGGGCGGCACGTGCGCGCACACGTGCCTGTCGGTGCTCACGGGGCACACGGGCCCGGTCAAGTGCCTGGCGGTGGAGAGGGACAGGGAGAGGGGGGAGAAGTGGGTGGTGTATAGTGGCAGTTTGGATAAGTCGGTCAAGGTGTGGAGTGTGTCGGAGGTGGCGGCGGCCGACCAGTTTCACTGGGAATCTGCTTCCATTCCGTCCGCCAAGTATTGA
- the LOC125219816 gene encoding glucan endo-1,3-beta-glucosidase, acidic-like, protein MAKAYHVMSSMLSSVLLIMVALDFTAAQTGVCYGTLGNNLPSAADTVALYNQYNIRRMRIYDPNPATLQALRGSPIEVILGVPNTDLQRLAASQANANTWVQNNVRNYPTVRFRYIAVGNEVSPIRDTAQYASFVLPALRNVNNAISAAGLANQIKVSTAVETGLLGNSYPPADGVFRSDVTGFINPIVRFLADTRAPLLLNLYTYFSYIDNKGSISLNYALLQPNSGVTVPGGIRYDNLFYAILDATYAALEKAGGSAVEIVVSESGWPSAGGDTTSVEYARIYNNNLIQRVKNGTPKRPGRPIQTYIFAMYDENQKGGPEIERNFGIFRPNRQAKYPISFN, encoded by the exons ATGGCCAAAGCATATCATGTCATGTCTTCAATGCTCTCATCAGTGCTGCTGATCATGGTGGCCCTCGATTTCACAG CCGCGCAGACGGGCGTGTGCTACGGGACACTCGGGAACAACCTCCCGTCCGCGGCCGACACGGTGGCCCTTTACAACCAGTACAACATCCGGCGGATGCGAATCTATGACCCGAACCCGGCCACACTCCAAGCCCTCCGCGGCTCCCCCATCGAGGTCATCCTCGGCGTCCCCAACACCGACCTCCAGAGGCTCGCTGCCAGCCAAGCCAACGCCAACACCTGGGTCCAAAACAACGTCCGCAACTACCCCACCGTCCGCTTCCGCTACATCGCCGTCGGCAACGAGGTCAGCCCGATCCGCGACACCGCGCAATACGCCTCCTTCGTGCTCCCCGCCCTCCGCAACGTCAACAACGCCATCTCCGCCGCCGGCCTCGCCAACCAAATCAAAGTCTCCACCGCCGTCGAAACCGGCCTGCTCGGGAACTCCTACCCTCCGGCCGACGGCGTCTTCCGATCCGACGTCACCGGGTTTATCAACCCAATCGTCCGGTTCTTGGCCGACACCCGGGCCCCACTGCTCCTCAACCTTTACACCTACTTCTCTTACATag ATAACAAAGGGAGCATCAGCCTCAACTACGCGCTCTTGCAGCCCAACAGCGGGGTGACTGTTCCGGGCGGGATAAGGTACGATAATCTGTTCTACGCGATACTGGACGCCACGTACGCGGCGCTGGAGAAGGCGGGGGGGTCGGCCGTGGAGATAGTGGTCTCGGAGAGTGGGTGGCCATCCGCGGGAGGAGACACGACGTCGGTTGAATACGCGAGAATCTACAACAACAATTTGATCCAGCGTGTGAAGAATGGGACCCCGAAGCGACCGGGAAGGCCGATTCAGACGTATATTTTTGCTATGTACGATGAGAATCAGAAGGGGGGGCCGGAGATTGAGAGGAATTTCGGGATCTTTCGCCCGAATAGGCAAGCCAAGTACCCGATCAGTTTCAATTAG